One genomic segment of Arthrobacter sp. JZ12 includes these proteins:
- the pheS gene encoding phenylalanine--tRNA ligase subunit alpha: MSEPISPADQAAPDAVVAPDPLDTEAIAAAVDRALADIAGAGDLDQLKSVRLAHTGEKSPLSLANRSIGSLAKDQKAAAGKNIGPARGRINQALAARTAELEAERDARILIEEAVDVTAAPRRRRAGARHPLSILQERVSDIFVGMGWEIAEGPEVESEWFNFDALNFKPDHPAREMQDTFFVEPPNAHLLMRTHTSPVQVRAMLEREVPIYVLCPGKVFRTDELDATHTPVFHQFEGLAIDKGLSMADLRGTLEHFARLMFGEDAGIRLRPNYFPFTEPSAELDIWHPGAKGGPQWIEWGGCGMVHPNVLRAAGIDPEVYSGFAFGMGIERTLMFRNEVLDMRDMIEGDVRFSEHFGMEI, from the coding sequence ATGTCTGAACCAATATCGCCCGCGGACCAGGCGGCGCCGGACGCCGTCGTCGCTCCCGACCCACTGGACACCGAGGCCATTGCTGCCGCTGTGGACCGCGCCCTGGCCGACATCGCCGGTGCCGGCGACCTCGACCAACTGAAGTCGGTCCGTTTGGCCCACACGGGCGAGAAGTCGCCGCTGAGCCTCGCCAACCGAAGCATCGGCTCCCTCGCCAAGGACCAGAAGGCTGCGGCAGGCAAGAACATCGGGCCGGCACGCGGACGCATCAACCAGGCGCTCGCCGCCCGGACAGCAGAGCTCGAGGCCGAGCGCGACGCGCGGATCCTTATCGAGGAGGCCGTCGACGTGACCGCGGCTCCGCGCCGCCGTCGTGCCGGTGCCCGGCACCCGCTGTCCATCCTGCAGGAGCGGGTGAGCGACATCTTCGTGGGCATGGGCTGGGAAATCGCGGAAGGACCGGAAGTCGAGTCGGAGTGGTTCAACTTCGACGCGCTGAACTTCAAGCCCGACCACCCTGCGCGTGAGATGCAGGACACCTTCTTCGTCGAGCCGCCGAACGCCCACCTCCTGATGCGGACGCACACTTCGCCGGTACAGGTGCGGGCAATGCTGGAACGGGAGGTACCGATCTACGTGCTTTGCCCCGGAAAGGTCTTCCGCACCGACGAACTGGACGCTACCCACACTCCCGTGTTCCACCAGTTCGAGGGCCTCGCAATCGACAAGGGCCTCAGCATGGCCGACCTGCGCGGCACGCTTGAGCATTTCGCCCGCCTGATGTTCGGCGAGGACGCCGGCATCCGCCTCCGTCCGAACTACTTCCCCTTCACCGAACCGTCCGCGGAGCTGGACATCTGGCACCCCGGCGCGAAGGGCGGCCCGCAGTGGATCGAGTGGGGAGGCTGCGGCATGGTGCACCCCAATGTGCTCCGTGCGGCCGGTATCGACCCCGAGGTCTACTCCGGCTTCGCGTTCGGCATGGGCATCGAGCGCACTCTCATGTTCCGCAATGAGGTCCTGGACATGCGGGACATGATCGAGGGCGACGTACGTTTCAGCGAGCATTTCGGGATGGAGATCTAA
- the pheT gene encoding phenylalanine--tRNA ligase subunit beta — MRIPLSWLREYAQVPAEATAEDVMAELVKVGLEEEAVHRPTDTLSGPIVVGQVLSIEKEPQSNGKTINWCQVRVVPEGAEQTLTEKGIDPSGVQGIVCGAHNFVEGDKVVVTLPGAVLPGDFRIAARKTYGHVSAGMIASVRELGIGDDHDGILVLSTLGLDPEVGSDAMELLSLYDQAAEINVTPDRSYCFSIRGVAREYAHATGGSFTDPAAAVAVDPAVGPGYPVRIEDSAPIYGNEGCDRFVARVVRGVDATRPTPQWMVSRLRLAGIRSISLPVDISNYVMLELGQPTHCYDVAKLTGDIVVRRANPGETLVTLDDRKRELHVEDLLITDGSGAIGIAGVMGGAATEVSDTTTDVLVESAHFDPVSIARARRRHKLPSEASKRFERGVDWHIADVAAQRVVDLLVKLAGGTADAGITDIGAAPEPVVIDLPTGYASERIGIDFAPEQVLGALTDLGAEVEEYDGGWRVTSPSWRQDLAIKDDLAEEIARLVGYDQIPSRLPVAPPGRGLTRAQQQRRRVLAALADSGLTEVLSYPFVSEESNSLFGAPEGTGSAVKLANPLSAEFGYLRRSILPGLLEVAKRNSSRGFRDLALFEAGLVFLPQDTLGTESIPPLGALPSEETLDALYGGLPLQPLTIAAVFLGKDSPAAPGHAPRPWDWADALDTVRLMADVVGVELVVEQGEHQAFHPGRTARISLRSGEILGYAGELHPKLVAAQDLPPRTVALEINVDLLFDAAPDVIVARNLSTYPATTQDVALVVDAGLPSEAVLETLREGAGELLEEVHLFDVYSGQGIGEGKKSLAFALRFRAPDRTLTADEASAARDAAVHLAAERHGAVQR; from the coding sequence GTGCGTATTCCACTTTCCTGGTTGCGTGAGTACGCCCAGGTTCCGGCCGAAGCAACGGCCGAAGATGTGATGGCCGAACTCGTCAAGGTCGGACTTGAAGAGGAGGCCGTGCACCGGCCCACCGACACCCTGTCCGGACCGATCGTCGTCGGCCAGGTGCTCTCCATCGAGAAGGAACCGCAGAGCAACGGCAAGACCATCAACTGGTGCCAGGTCCGCGTGGTTCCGGAGGGGGCTGAGCAGACCCTCACCGAAAAGGGGATCGACCCGTCGGGTGTACAGGGCATCGTCTGCGGCGCGCACAACTTCGTCGAGGGCGACAAGGTGGTTGTCACCCTGCCCGGTGCGGTGCTGCCCGGCGACTTCCGTATTGCCGCTCGCAAAACCTACGGCCACGTCTCGGCCGGCATGATCGCCTCCGTGCGCGAGCTCGGCATCGGTGATGACCACGACGGCATCCTCGTCCTCTCAACCCTCGGGCTGGACCCCGAGGTGGGATCCGACGCGATGGAACTGCTCAGCCTCTATGACCAGGCCGCCGAAATCAACGTCACGCCGGACCGCAGCTACTGCTTCTCGATCCGCGGTGTCGCGCGGGAGTACGCCCACGCCACCGGCGGCAGCTTCACCGACCCGGCCGCCGCCGTCGCCGTCGACCCGGCTGTCGGCCCCGGCTACCCGGTCCGCATCGAGGATTCGGCGCCCATTTACGGCAATGAGGGCTGTGACCGGTTCGTCGCGCGCGTGGTGCGCGGCGTCGATGCCACCCGACCCACTCCGCAATGGATGGTTTCACGCCTGCGCCTGGCCGGCATCCGCTCCATCTCCCTGCCGGTAGACATCTCCAACTACGTGATGCTTGAGCTGGGCCAGCCGACGCACTGCTACGACGTCGCCAAGCTCACCGGAGACATCGTTGTACGGCGTGCCAACCCGGGGGAAACCCTGGTCACACTGGACGACCGCAAGCGTGAACTGCACGTCGAGGACCTGCTGATCACCGACGGATCCGGCGCCATCGGCATTGCCGGCGTCATGGGCGGTGCGGCCACCGAGGTCTCCGACACCACCACCGACGTCCTGGTCGAGTCCGCGCACTTCGACCCGGTATCGATCGCCCGTGCCCGCCGCCGCCACAAGCTGCCGTCCGAAGCCTCCAAGCGGTTCGAGCGCGGAGTGGACTGGCATATTGCAGACGTCGCTGCCCAGCGCGTGGTGGACCTGCTGGTGAAGCTGGCCGGAGGAACCGCCGACGCCGGCATCACCGACATTGGTGCCGCACCGGAGCCCGTGGTCATCGACCTGCCGACCGGCTACGCATCCGAGCGCATCGGGATCGATTTCGCGCCCGAGCAGGTTCTGGGTGCCCTCACGGATCTGGGCGCCGAGGTGGAGGAGTACGACGGCGGCTGGCGCGTAACGTCCCCGAGCTGGCGCCAGGATCTTGCCATCAAGGACGACCTCGCCGAGGAAATTGCCCGGCTCGTGGGCTACGACCAGATTCCGTCACGCCTTCCCGTCGCCCCGCCCGGTCGCGGCCTGACCCGCGCGCAGCAGCAGCGGCGCCGGGTGCTGGCTGCACTGGCCGACTCCGGTCTGACCGAGGTGCTGTCGTACCCGTTCGTCTCCGAGGAATCGAACTCCTTGTTCGGTGCGCCGGAGGGCACGGGTTCCGCGGTGAAGCTGGCCAACCCGCTCAGCGCGGAGTTCGGCTACCTTCGCCGTTCCATCCTGCCGGGACTGCTCGAGGTTGCGAAGCGGAACTCGTCGCGTGGGTTCCGGGATCTGGCGCTGTTCGAAGCGGGACTGGTCTTCCTTCCGCAGGACACCCTCGGTACGGAGAGCATCCCGCCACTGGGCGCCCTGCCCAGCGAAGAAACCCTGGACGCACTGTACGGCGGACTGCCGCTGCAGCCGCTGACCATCGCTGCTGTCTTCCTCGGCAAGGATTCACCCGCAGCTCCCGGGCACGCCCCGCGTCCCTGGGACTGGGCTGATGCGCTTGACACCGTGCGGCTGATGGCCGACGTCGTCGGGGTTGAACTGGTAGTGGAGCAGGGCGAGCACCAGGCCTTCCACCCCGGACGGACCGCCCGAATCAGCCTTCGCAGCGGAGAGATACTCGGATACGCAGGCGAGCTTCACCCCAAGCTGGTCGCAGCCCAGGACCTCCCGCCCCGGACTGTGGCGCTGGAAATCAATGTCGACCTGCTGTTCGATGCCGCACCGGATGTCATCGTTGCCCGGAACCTGTCCACGTACCCGGCCACCACGCAGGACGTTGCGCTGGTGGTGGACGCCGGTCTGCCGTCCGAGGCCGTGCTGGAGACTCTGCGCGAAGGCGCAGGGGAACTGCTCGAGGAGGTGCACCTGTTCGACGTCTACTCGGGCCAGGGCATCGGCGAGGGGAAGAAGTCGCTGGCTTTCGCCCTGCGCTTCCGCGCTCCTGACCGCACGCTGACCGCCGACGAGGCGAGCGCTGCACGAGACGCCGCCGTTCATCTCGCCGCCGAGCGCCACGGGGCCGTGCAGCGCTAA
- a CDS encoding quinone oxidoreductase → MPTAIAASQAGEPEVLAPIPIDRPTPTGSQLLVKVAAVGVNFIETYQRAGIYKVEYPFIPGGEASGEVVDVGPQADGFSVGDRVAFAEGAASYAEFTLIDAAKALPVPDGVDLETAAALPLQGMTAHYLINSTFPVQEGQTVLTHAGAGGTGLLLTQMLKAKGARVITTVSTDEKEELAREAGADVVLRYEGFPEQVRDLTGGTGVDVVFDGVGKATFDGSLASIRERGMLVLFGAASGPVPAFDLQRLNSSGSLYVTRPSLGFYLRSAEERRWRSGDVFGAVVNGSLSVRIGARYPLAEAAQAHTDLQARRTTGKILLIP, encoded by the coding sequence ATGCCCACTGCCATTGCGGCCAGCCAGGCCGGCGAACCGGAGGTCCTTGCCCCGATCCCGATCGATCGGCCCACCCCGACGGGCTCACAACTACTGGTCAAGGTCGCCGCAGTGGGAGTGAACTTCATCGAAACCTACCAGCGCGCGGGCATCTACAAGGTGGAGTACCCCTTCATTCCCGGCGGAGAGGCCTCCGGCGAGGTCGTCGATGTGGGGCCGCAGGCGGATGGGTTCTCGGTGGGCGACCGCGTCGCCTTCGCTGAGGGCGCGGCCTCCTATGCCGAGTTCACGCTTATCGACGCAGCCAAGGCGCTCCCGGTGCCCGACGGCGTCGACCTGGAGACCGCGGCCGCCCTACCCCTCCAGGGGATGACTGCGCACTACCTGATCAACTCCACCTTCCCGGTGCAGGAAGGGCAGACGGTACTCACTCACGCCGGCGCAGGCGGCACGGGTCTGCTGCTGACCCAGATGCTCAAGGCCAAGGGGGCGCGGGTGATCACTACCGTGTCCACCGATGAGAAGGAAGAACTCGCGCGGGAGGCAGGAGCCGACGTCGTGCTCCGCTATGAGGGATTTCCGGAGCAGGTCCGGGACCTGACCGGCGGAACAGGCGTGGACGTGGTGTTCGACGGCGTCGGGAAGGCTACTTTCGACGGATCCCTTGCTTCCATCCGCGAACGGGGCATGCTGGTTCTGTTCGGGGCGGCATCCGGTCCCGTGCCCGCGTTCGACCTGCAGCGCCTCAACAGCTCGGGCTCGCTGTATGTGACGCGTCCGAGCCTGGGTTTCTATCTCCGTTCGGCCGAGGAGCGGCGGTGGCGGTCCGGAGACGTTTTCGGCGCCGTCGTTAACGGATCCCTCTCAGTCCGCATCGGTGCCCGCTACCCGCTCGCCGAAGCGGCACAGGCACACACCGACCTGCAGGCGCGCAGAACCACGGGAAAGATCCTCCTGATCCCCTAG